In the Acanthopagrus latus isolate v.2019 chromosome 23, fAcaLat1.1, whole genome shotgun sequence genome, one interval contains:
- the si:ch211-106h11.1 gene encoding volume-regulated anion channel subunit LRRC8D — MFSLSELAPLNQHQSRFKLLKPWWEVFMDYLVVLMLMTSVLACTEQLSRDRVVCIPLNPLVAANSSERNPSSGEDAALSPSSKPPTHVPPNIQNLHPTARGRRTHLVYQQYVYISQVCYHEALPLCSRFFPYMALLQTLVLVASGSFWLHFPHTSARIEHFLAILAKCCESPWTSQALSHAARQESIQDKEVMEERRPPQPQPSVRSYSPPETRTRQSSVDSGADIPLLKWSDSGSTTAPPSPCPSTLSCNSTVSSISHGSQDHFLHSKPVMVDSPRQVIRLDKSDGEQARALFERVRKFRSHCESSDVIYKVYLAQTIFKLLMVTLIMSYTIPILSSFSFTHTCHPKEWALVGYTTFECIHVLSSLIRKLLVAYLTLLGLYGLLNVYTLSWILHSSLRQYSFHSLKELCSLADVPDLRNDLAFLLHMLDQYDPLLAQRLSVFLSPVSESRLLEENLERRWGEEKLRAIMSVDAEGCSRLQLVALPRLPPALFTLSQLQVLKLELITEARFTAQVANMTSLRELHLYHCTAAVDPGALGVLQERLEVLHLTFTQASEIPSWVFSLRSLHELHLSGRLSSDGGVGRSWALGSLRHLRHLRVLVIRGMLQRIPGELCEVAGSLVRLEIYNEGTRLLVLTGLKRMVDLTELLLQDCQLERLPSALLALTNLRTLDLQHNNLRTLEELLSLAHLRRLSCLRLAFNRVLALPASVGVLRGLELLDLSNNQLQSLPPALFTLRRLRRLLLAGNLLEVLPAEVKSLQLLTELDLSGNRIELLPPALCNSCLELRILNVAHNSLSSLPRGIAALSQLCRLDLRSNSLEELPAELGCCSGLYGGGLLVEDWLFLSLPPHIRDFLSRSCPTSGTYSEGHSRPESDSFPYFSPTQWSFSSALESQI; from the exons ATGTTTTCCCTGTCGGAGCTGGCACCTCTGAACCAGCATCAGAGCCGCTTTAAGCTGCTGAAGCCCTGGTGGGAGGTGTTCATGGACTACCTGGTGGTCCTCATGCTGATGACATCTGTCCTGGCTTGTACTGAGCAGCTGTCCAGGGACAGAGTGGTGTGCATTCCCTTGAATCCACTTGTCGCTGCAAATAGTAGTGAGCGGAATCCGTCATCTGGTGAGGACGCGGCACTGTCGCCGTCTTCAAAGCCCCCAACCCACGTGCCACCCAACATCCAGAACCTACATCCTACAGCCCGGGGCCGACGCACACATCTGGTCTACCAGCAGTATGTTTACATCAGCCAG GTGTGCTACCATGAGGCTTTGCCCTTGTGCTCCCGCTTCTTCCCCTATATGGCCTTGCTGCAGACTCTAGTGCTCGTAGCCAGTGGCTCCTTCTGGCTCCACTTCCCCCACACCTCCGCCCGCATAGAGCACTTCCTGGCCATCTTGGCTAAGTGTTGCGAGTCACCCTGGACATCTCAGGCTCTGTCACACGCTGCCCGGCAGGAGAGCATCCAAGAcaaggaggtgatggaggagagacgACCGCCCCAACCTCAACCCTCTGTGAGGTCATATTCACCCCCAGAGACCCGTACGAGACAATCAAGCGTAGACTCGGGCGCAGACATCCCACTTTTGAAGTGGTCAGATAGTGGGTCCACCACTGCCCCTCCATCCCCGTGTCCCTCCACACTCTCCTGCAACTCCACTGTGTCGTCGATATCCCACGGCTCCCAGGATCACTTTCTGCATTCCAAGCCTGTAATGGTTGATAGTCCCAGGCAGGTCATCCGTCTGGATAAAAGTGACGGAGAACAGGCCAGGGCGCTGTTCGAAAGGGTCAGGAAATTTCGGTCCCACTGTGAAAGCTCAGATGTCATCTACAAG GTCTACTTGGCTCAAACAATATTCAAACTGCTGATGGTGACTCTGATCATGAGTTACACCATCCCCATTCTcagctccttctccttcacccACACCTGTCACCCTAAGGAGTGGGCCTTGGTGGGCTACACTACCTTCGAGTGTATCCATGTGCTCTCCTCCCTTATACGCAAGCTCCTGGTGGCTTACCTGACGCTACTGGGCCTGTACGGCCTGCTGAATGTTTACACCCTCAGCTGGATTTTACACAG CTCTCTGCGCCAGTATTCCTTCCACTCTCTGAAGGAGTTGTGCTCCCTGGCAGACGTTCCTGACCTGAGAAACGACTTGGCCTTTCTCTTACACATGTTGGACCAGTACGACCCTCTGCTGGCCCAGcgtctgtctgttttcttgtcCCCTGTCAGTGAGAGCAGGCTGCTGGAGGAAAACCTGGAGCGGCGCTGGGGGGAGGAGAAGCTGCGGGCCATAATGAGTGTGGATGCAGAGGGCTGCTCCAGACTCCAGCTGGTGGCCCTGCCCCGCCTCCCTCCGGCCCTCTTCACCCTCAGCCAGCTTCAGGTCCTCAAACTGGAACTCATCACAGAGGCCAGGTTTACTGCGCAGGTTGCCAACATGACCTCACTCAG GGAGCTCCACCTCTATCACTGCACAGCAGCTGTGGATCCCGGTGCTCTCGGGGTCCTCCAGGAGCGTCTGGAGGTCCTCCACCTCACCTTTACTCAGGCATCAGAGATCCCCAGCTGGGTCTTCTCCCTCCGCAGCCTGCATGAGCTGCACCTCTCTGGCCGCCTGAGTAGTGACGGTGGAGTGGGCCGCAGCTGGGCATTGGGGAGCCTCCGCCACTTGCGTCACCTCCGGGTGCTGGTGATTCGAGGCATGTTGCAGCGGATCCCTGGGGAGCTGTGTGAGGTGGCTGGCAGCCTGGTGAGGCTGGAGATCTACAACGAGGGGACCAGGCTACTCGTCCTGACAGGCTTGAAGCGGATGGTGGacctgacagagctgctgctgcaggactgccAGCTAGAGCGTCTGCCCTCTGCCCTGCTGGCCCTCACCAACCTGCGCACGCTCGACCTGCAGCACAACAATTTGAGAACCCTGGAAGAGCTGCTCAGCCTGGCTCATCTGCGACGCCTCTCTTGCCTCAGACTTGCCTTCAACCGTGTTCTGGCACTGCCGGCAAGTGTTGGTGTGCTGCGAGGCCTAGAGCTCCTAGATCTATCCAACAACCAGCTGCAGAGCCTTCCCCCAGCACTCTTCACTCTACGCCGCCTTCGTAGGCTCCTGCTGGCTGGTAACCTGCTGGAGGTGCTGCCTGCAGAGGTGAagtcactgcagctgctaaCAGAGCTGGACCTCAGTGGAAACAGGATAGAGCTCCTTCCCCCTGCGCTATGTAACAGCTGTCTGGAGCTGCGCATCCTTAATGTGGCCCACAACTCTCTCAGTTCACTACCGAGAGGCATTGCAGCTTTAAGTCAGTTGTGCAGGTTGGACTTGCGCAGCAACAGCCTGGAGGAACTGCCTGCTGAATTGGGGTGCTGCTCAGGGCTGTATGGAGGTGGCCTCCTGGTGGAGGACtggctgtttctttctttgcctcCCCACATCAGGGACTTCCTGAGCCGATCTTGCCCCACCTCTGGTACGTACTCAGAGGGTCATTCCAGGCCCGAGTCCGACAGTTTCCCTTACTTCTCTCCCACACAGTGGAGCTTCTCTTCTGCTCTGGAATCCCAGATATAA